The proteins below come from a single Pichia kudriavzevii chromosome 2, complete sequence genomic window:
- a CDS encoding uncharacterized protein (PKUD0B08330; similar to Saccharomyces cerevisiae YOL026C (MIM1); ancestral locus Anc_7.119), with protein sequence MDTPLEMDPLGVEPVVETADTVDNLNNVANNQIKEDANYDVDLGKLTGFLGRCVVNLVLPFVNGLMLGFGEIVAHEVCAQYGWRGARGLIRRKEKGPGEMTGQRSERGQLNRINNGVLHRGL encoded by the coding sequence ATGGATACTCCGCTAGAGATGGATCCACTTGGAGTCGAACCAGTTGTCGAGACTGCTGATACCGTTGATAATCTCAACAATGTTGCAAATAATCAAATCAAGGAGGATGCAAATTATGATGTTGACTTGGGGAAACTTACTGGGTTTTTAGGCCGGTGCGTTGTCAATCTCGTTCTCCCCTTTGTGAATGGGCTCATGCTCggttttggagaaattgtAGCGCACGAGGTTTGTGCGCAATATGGATGGCGCGGGGCAAGGGGGCTCATCCGTCGTAAAGAGAAGGGACCAGGTGAAATGACGGGGCAACGTTCCGAGAGAGGGCAACTTAATCGAATCAATAACGGGGTATTACACCGGGGGTTATAA
- a CDS encoding uncharacterized protein (PKUD0B08340; similar to Saccharomyces cerevisiae YGL252C (RTG2); ancestral locus Anc_3.579), translated as MSLEDIIYAQNTPDSHHLSEMYDHDHEHEHDHDHDHEHEGENDHASLSEDEASVVGRALTAIVDIGSNGIRFSISSKAPHHARIMPCVYKDRLGISLFDAQLNDDDENKDNLSRKPIPEDAINEIIRSMRRFKWICEDFGVPSNGVKVVATEATREASNSKEFRDKIYKATGWKVQLLSKEQEGITGSYGVASSFHDVSGLFMDLGGGSTQLSWIISKNGQVKISDNPVSLPYGAAALSFRMKHEDINELFYEIKNSYKVAFEKINLPDILIKDMKENNGIKLFCCGGGLRGLGHLLIANEDDYPIQSIINGYSTTFDKVEDMANFLLLKRKIPNFNFEKLKEKELNQNNKIFRVSNRREQQLPAVGLLLSAAFESLPKIRTVHFSEGGVREGVLYSMFPKEIKQEDPIITATRPYQPLLAHKYMELLKTGLPNSSDNIVPEEIEDRIIPALCNIAFVHCSYPKELQPTAALHVATSGIIAGSHGLSHRIRALIGIALCERWGGELPISELNYYMSLEKLVIESAPRRGERMIYWTKLCGKMMHVICGIHPGGNIRPGSLSFQFKSNETASGNSSDNNVENNLIITLPNDGVKYSYSITSRALGFQKKIKKLNKRYSCTGKVKVIVQHDNI; from the coding sequence ATGTCTCTGGAAGACATAATATACGCCCAGAACACCCCCGACAGCCACCATCTCTCGGAAATGTATGACCATGACCATGAACATGAACATGACCATGACCATGACCATGAACATGAAGGGGAGAATGACCACGCAAGTCTCTCCGAGGATGAGGCGTCTGTTGTTGGTAGAGCCTTGACGGCTATTGTAGATATAGGATCCAACGGTATTcgtttttcaatttcctcaaagGCCCCACACCATGCAAGGATCATGCCTTGTGTTTACAAGGACCGGTTGGGTATTTCCTTATTTGATGCACAActaaatgatgatgacgaaaACAAAGATAACTTATCGAGGAAGCCAATTCCTGAAGACGCAATCAATGAGATCATTAGGTCAATGAGAAGGTTCAAATGGATCTGTGAAGATTTTGGTGTCCCTTCGAATGGCGTGAAGGTTGTTGCAACTGAAGCAACTAGAGAAGCGTCGAACTCCAAAGAGTTCAGGGACAAGATTTACAAAGCAACTGGTTGGAAAGTTCAATTATTGAGTAAAGAACAGGAAGGTATAACCGGTAGTTACGGCGTTGCCTCTTCGTTTCATGATGTCAGTGGTCTTTTCATGGACTTGGGCGGTGGCTCAACCCAATTGAGTTGGATCATTTCCAAGAATGGTCAAGTTAAAATAAGCGATAATCCTGTGTCTTTACCTTACGGTGCTGCTGCTCTATCGTTCAGAATGAAACATGAAGATATTAATGAATTATTCTATGAGATTAAAAACTCTTACAAAGTTgcttttgagaaaattaaCTTGCCTGATATTCTAATCAAAGATATGAAGGAGAACAATGGCATTAAACTCTTCTGTTGTGGTGGTGGATTGAGAGGATTAGGACATTTACTAATAGCCAACGAGGATGATTACCCTATTCAATCAATCATAAATGGATACTCAACTACGTTTGACAAAGTGGAAGATATGGCCAACTTcctgttgttgaagaggaaaatcccaaatttcaattttgagaaattgaaggagaaagagTTGAaccaaaacaacaaaatatttCGTGTCTCTAATAGAAGAGAGCAACAACTACCAGCAGTGGGCTTACTTTTAAGCGCCGCCTTTGAGTCGCTACCTAAAATTAGAACCGTCCATTTCAGTGAAGGTGGTGTCCGTGAAGGTGTACTGTACTCCATGTTCCCtaaagaaatcaaacaagaagatCCAATAATAACCGCAACTAGGCCTTACCAACCCCTCTTGGCTCACAAGTATATGGAATTACTCAAAACCGGTTTACCCAATTCCTCTGATAATATAGTACCtgaggaaattgaagatcGAATAATTCCTGCCTTGTGTAACATTGCATTTGTTCATTGTTCATACCCAAAGGAGCTCCAACCTACAGCCGCCTTACACGTTGCTACGTCTGGCATCATTGCGGGCTCGCATGGACTATCACATAGAATAAGGGCTTTGATTGGAATTGCGTTATGTGAACGTTGGGGAGGTGAGTTGCCAATTAGTGAATTGAACTACTACATGAGTTTAGAGAAATTGGTCATTGAATCAGCTCCTCGAAGGGGGGAGAGGATGATCTATTGGACTAAACTGTGTGGTAAAATGATGCATGTTATCTGTGGTATTCATCCTGGTGGTAATATCAGACCTGGTTCCTTGTCCTTCCAATTCAAATCCAATGAGACTGCTAGTGGTAATAGTTCTGATAATAACGTGGAAAATAACTTAATTATCACATTACCAAACGACGGTGTTAAATACAGTTACAGTATTACCAGTAGAGCTTTGGgattccaaaagaaaatcaaaaagttaAACAAGAGGTATTCATGTACAGGCAAAGTTAAAGTTATTGTTCAACACGATAATATCTaa
- a CDS encoding uncharacterized protein (PKUD0B08350) yields the protein MSEQQQGQVQVQESFKLPRPFFFKDSDLESTTQFQPVDTFSETKKIAVYSAIFLGGMHVRRLLQHRMGSARPGQERYLKLFELSPRHFISIPFALGTYSFISNSLYNLEEKRTTKNEVIAASSAILVATIFKSSPLNQKVGLALGMGAFVGLFNWSGGLIGNYATNFTAMTHNGQIKNQESNKSLDEEFANGTYKKQGFWELLYRKPLSETIEDLGEGRGIGKL from the coding sequence ATGTctgaacaacaacaaggaCAAGTGCAAGTGCAAGAATCTTTCAAGCTGCCAAGaccttttttcttcaaggaCTCCGACCTTGAGTCAACCACCCAGTTTCAACCAGTTGATACTTTCTCggaaacaaagaagattGCCGTTTATTCTGCAATCTTTCTCGGTGGTATGCATGTAAGAAGGTTACTACAACACAGAATGGGATCTGCTAGACCAGGTCAGGAACGTTACCTCAAGCTATTTGAATTATCACCAAGGCATTTTATATCCATTCCATTTGCTTTGGGTACTTATTCCTTTATCTCAAACTCTTTATATAACttagaagaaaagagaacAACAAAGAACGAAGTCATTGCTGCATCTTCTGCAATTTTGGTTGctaccattttcaaatcttctcCATTGAACCAAAAGGTTGGTTTGGCGTTGGGTATGGGTGCCTTTGTTGGTTTGTTCAACTGGTCTGGTGGTTTGATTGGTAATTACGCAACCAACTTCACCGCAATGACACACAATGGTCAAATTAAAAACCAAGAATCAAACAAGAGCTTGGATGAAGAGTTTGCTAATGGTACCTACAAGAAGCAAGGCTTCTGGGAACTATTATATAGAAAGCCGTTATCTGAAACTATTGAAGATTTAGGCGAAGGTAGAGGTATTGGTAAATTATAA